Proteins encoded by one window of Vitis vinifera cultivar Pinot Noir 40024 chromosome 10, ASM3070453v1:
- the LOC100265850 gene encoding oxoglutarate-dependent flavonoid 7-O-demethylase 1 yields MASIQSSSFRAAPIQSVQELIKEPIPAVPQPFILDNPQPPILSASTPLPLLPTIDMKHVIMSETAGSELEKLNSTCKEWGFFQLVNHGVNSSLVEKLKSEIGEFYKLPLEERMKYKMRPGDVEGYGHLPIRSEEQKLDWADRFYMITNPIHTRKPYLLPELPSSLRDSLECYLAELQKLAMMLLGFMAKALKLEKREMEELFDDGMQSVRMTYYPPCPQPELVMGLTPHSDATGITILLQINGVDGLQIKKDGVWIPVSFLPDALVVNVGDVLEILSNGVYTSIEHRATVNAAKERISIAMFFNPKFSAQIKPAPSLINPQNPPLFKQVGMEKYFKDFFSRKLDGKSYLEHMKIKNEEDYST; encoded by the exons ATGGCATCAATACAATCTTCAAGCTTTCGTGCTGCTCCTATTCAAAGTGTTCAGGAGCTCATCAAAGAGCCCATCCCTGCAGTCCCACAGCCATTTATCCTGGATAATCCGCAGCCTCCAATTCTCTCAGCCAGCACTCCCCTGCCACTACTCCCCACCATTGACATGAAACATGTAATTATGAGTGAAACCGCAGGTTCTGAGCTGGAGAAGTTGAACTCAACATGCAAAGAATGGGGTTTCTTTCAG TTGGTGAACCATGGAGTCAACTCTTCACTTGTGGAGAAACTGAAATCAGAGATCGGAGAATTTTACAAACTTCctttggaagagagaatgaaatACAAGATGAGGCCCGGTGATGTTGAAGGGTACGGGCATCTTCCAATCCGGTCAGAAGAACAAAAACTTGACTGGGCTGATAGGTTTTATATGATAACCAACCCTATACATACAAGGAAGCCGTATCTATTACCAGAACTCCCTTCATCGCTAAG GGATAGCTTGGAATGTTACTTAGCGGAGTTGCAGAAACTAGCGATGATGCTTCTAGGGTTTATGGCCAAAGCTCTAAAGTTGGAGAAACGAGAGATGGAAGAGTTGTTTGACGATGGGATGCAATCAGTGAGGATGACTTACTATCCTCCCTGCCCACAACCAGAGCTGGTTATGGGGCTTACGCCTCACTCTGATGCAACCGGCATCACCATCCTTCTCCAAATTAATGGAGTGGATGGTCTCCAAATTAAAAAGGATGGGGTTTGGATTCCTGTGAGCTTCCTTCCAGATGCTCTTGTTGTGAATGTAGGGGACGTTCTCGAG ATTCTGAGCAACGGGGTATACACCAGCATAGAGCACCGGGCAACAGTAAATGCAGCAAAAGAGAGGATCTCCATTGCCATGTTCTTCAATCCCAAATTCTCAGCTCAGATTAAACCTGCACCCAGCCTGATAAATCCTCAAAATCCGCCACTGTTCAAACAAGTAGGCATGGAAAAATACTTCAAAGATTTCTTCTCCCGTAAGCTGGATGGAAAATCGTATCTAGAGcatatgaagataaaaaatgaggaagatTACAGTACATGA